The following proteins are encoded in a genomic region of Triticum dicoccoides isolate Atlit2015 ecotype Zavitan chromosome 1B, WEW_v2.0, whole genome shotgun sequence:
- the LOC119349090 gene encoding uncharacterized protein LOC119349090, producing the protein MENLHFVGASPHDSFSTPPPPPHPKVASRSAPTKVDSTSSKRKKRKVANVDGDELGERTAYRLPYLPEEHERLAGAWLECSLDPIDGNRKKNERFWDDIAALYNSATQSNRKRDRDRLKMEWQRTKKRLAAFHGEWIDVIGVYHSGCSQHDLEKMALKKYEQNYHQPFQHLTMWAKLKDDGKWLASYRNMTEKVGNKTSVETNITPNMINLEAEERPSAGRDKAKVERVGKGKSGGLSQELGERLDKFIEVNNQSMEDRQKVIDSQVILSNQ; encoded by the exons ATGGAGAATTTGCATTTTGTTGGGGCTTCGCCACACGATTCCTTTTCaacaccaccgccaccgccgcaccCTAAAGTTGCATCTCGGTCTGCTCCCACAAAAGTGGATTCTACTTCTTCCAAAaggaagaagcggaaggtcgccAATGTAGATGGTGATGAATTGGGAGAAAGGACCGCATATCGTCTGCCCTATTTACCCGAGGAACATGAAAGACTG GCAGGTGCTTGGCTGGAGTGTTCACTCGATCCCATCGATGGGAACAGAAAGAAGAATGAGCGGTTCTGGGATGACATTGCTGCTCTATACAATAGTGCCACGCAAAGTAACCGAAAGAGAGATCGGGATCGGTTGAAGATGGAGTGGCAAAGGACCAAGAAAAGGCTCGCCGCTTTCCATGGTGAGTGGATTGATGTAATTGGAGTGTATCATAGTGGTTGCAGCCAACATGACCTGGAAAAAATGGCCTTGAAGAAGTATGAACAAAACTATCACCAACCTTTCCAACATTTAACTATGTGGGCAAAACTCAAGGATGATGGTAAATGGCTAGCCTCTTACAGAAACATGACGGAAAAAGTAGGGAACAAAACATCTGTGGAGACCAATATCACACCAAATATGATTAACTTGGAGGCCGAGGAGCGCCCATCAGCTGGCCGTGATAAGGCTAAGGTTGAACGTGTTGGTAAAGGCAAGTCAGGAGGGCTCTCACAAGAGCTTGGAGAAAGATTGGACAAATTCATCGAGGTTAACAATCAATCGATGGAGGACCGCCAAAAGGTGATAGACAGCCAGGTGATTCTATCAAATCAATAA